Proteins encoded by one window of Ictidomys tridecemlineatus isolate mIctTri1 chromosome 7, mIctTri1.hap1, whole genome shotgun sequence:
- the C7H8orf82 gene encoding UPF0598 protein C8orf82 homolog — protein MWRTCGALSASALALARSRGARACSGDGGVSYTQGQSPEPRTREYFYYVDHQGQLFLDDSKMKNFITCFKDLQFLVTFFSRLKPNRSGRYEAAFPFLSLCGRERNFLRCEDRPVVFTHLLAPGRGPSRLSYCGGGEALAVPFEPARLLPLAANGRLYHPAPERAGGVGLVRSALAFELSACFEYGPGAPALPTHVRWEGRRLALTMELAPLLLATPPS, from the exons ATGTGGCGGACTTGCGGGGCGCTAAGCGCTTCGGCCCTAGCCTTGGCGCGGTCGCGGGGAGCCCGGGCCTGCAGCGGAGACGGGGGCGTCTCCTACACGCAGGGCCAGAGCCCGGAGCCCCGGACGCGCGAGTATTTCTACTACGTGGATCATCAGGGTCAG CTCTTCCTGGATGATTCCAAAATGAAGAACTTCATCACCTGCTTCAAAG ACCTGCAGTTCCTGGTCACCTTCTTCTCTCGCCTGAAACCCAACCGCAGCGGGCGCTACGAGGCcgccttccccttcctctcactGTGCGGCAGAGAGCGCAACTTCCTGCGCTGTGAGGACCGGCCCGTGGTCTTCACGCACCTGCTGGCCCCGGGCCGCGGGCCCTCGCGCCTCTCCTACTGCGGCGGGGGCGAAGCCTTGGCAGTGCCCTTCGAGCCGGCGCGCTTGCTGCCCCTGGCGGCCAACGGGCGCCTGTACCACCCGGCGCCAGAGCGCGCGGGCGGCGTGGGCCTGGTGCGCTCTGCCCTGGCCTTCGAGCTCAGCGCCTGCTTCGAGTACGGGCCAGGCGCGCCAGCGCTGCCCACGCATGTGCGCTGGGAGGGCCGTCGCCTCGCCCTCACAATGGAGCTGGCCCCGCTGCTGCTGGCGACGCCACCGTCCTGA